In the Nerophis ophidion isolate RoL-2023_Sa linkage group LG01, RoL_Noph_v1.0, whole genome shotgun sequence genome, one interval contains:
- the LOC133549272 gene encoding zinc finger protein 333-like, producing the protein MLRELVKERLMAAADEIFALFERTIALYEEELSRTREEKERHRQLKTASQTESVLHLGEVQQVIGHPKERLLGRTSTWKQVEPQPPHFKREDEELWITQEGERCLRPPETDIPKLPLTGVSVKSEDHEDEPVESSLHHHSPSEESRGAEPPNSSLRQLQTTEMGVDYFGAPLSDSEDQGRVEVPLSSDTDCEDHTGTHTDNKHSKCPKKKVGIKGFTCAFCVKSFFHKTDFARHIRTHTGEKPFACSVCGQRFARNGTLTTHMRTHTGEKPFACSVCAKTFSQKPHLIKHMRTHTGEKPFTCAVCGKRFSQKSAMVIHVRTHMRKKALQGQLGSAARKNRKR; encoded by the exons ATGCTGAGAGAGTTGGTGAAGGAGCGACTGATGGCGGCGGCCGATGAAATATTCGCGCTGTTTGAAAGAACCATCGCGttgtacgaggaggaactttctagaacaagagaggagaaggagcgacatcgACAACTGAAGACTGCTAGCCAAACTGAAAGTGTGCTACATCTAGGAG AAGTCCAGCAGGTGATTGGTCATCCAAAAGAGCGGCTGTTGGGAAGGACGTCCACTTGGAAACAGGTGGAGCCGCAGCCCCCCCACTTTAAAAGGGAAGATGAGGAACTCTGGATCACACAGGAGGGAGAGCGCTGTCTCCGGCCGCCAGAGACTGACATCCCCAAGTTGCCACTGACTGGTGTCTCTGTGAAGAGCGAAGACCATGAAGACGAACCAGTTGAGTCCTCACTGCATCACCACAGTCCGAGTGAGGAGAGCAGGGGGGCGGAGCCTCCAAACAGCAGCTTACGACAACTCCAGACAACAGAAATGGGCGTCGACTACTTTggagctccactatcagatagtgaggatcAAGGCAGGGTTGAAGtacctttgagcagcgatacagactgtgaagatCATACGgggactcacactgacaacaaacactcaAAATGCCCTAAAAAGAAGGTCGGTATCAAAGGTTTTACCTGCGCCTTTTGTGTCAAAAGCTTTTTCCATAAGACAGATTTTGCTCGACACAtaagaacacacaccggagaaaaaccttttgcttgttcagtttgtggccaaAGGTTCGCTCGGAATGGCACCTTGACGACACACATGAGGACGCACACGGGCGAAAAACCCTTTGCTTGTTCGGTTTGCGCCAAGACATTTTCTCAGAAGCCGCACTTGATAaagcacatgagaacgcacacaggagaaaaaccctttACTTGTGCAGTTTGCGGTAAAAGGTTCTCTCAGAAGTCGGCGATGGTGATACACGTGAGAACGCACATGCGGAAAAAAGCTCTTCAAGGACAGTTAGGATCAGCCGCGCGAAAGAACAGGAAGAGATGA